The Lewinellaceae bacterium genome includes a region encoding these proteins:
- a CDS encoding enoyl-CoA hydratase/isomerase family protein: MNKTELGSIDTTIDARGVATITFSHPAHNSLPGLLLKKFAEAITEAGENPEIKVIVIKSDGERTFCAGASFDELISIKDFETGKKFFMGFANLINSMRKCPKFIIGRVHGKAVGGGVGLAAAMDYCMATKYASIKLSELAVGIGPFVVGPAVERKMGKAAMTLLAINATEWKTAKWAKNKGLFDELFDEVTYMDDYIDRLAGKLAASNPEAMRLLKKAFWEEADHWDVLLEKRAEMSGHLVLSDYTVNAISEFKNA, from the coding sequence ATGAATAAAACCGAATTAGGATCAATCGATACAACCATTGATGCACGAGGTGTTGCAACAATAACCTTTTCGCATCCGGCACACAATTCTTTGCCGGGACTTTTACTCAAAAAATTTGCAGAGGCCATCACTGAAGCGGGAGAAAATCCTGAAATCAAAGTCATTGTTATTAAAAGTGACGGGGAGCGCACTTTTTGTGCCGGGGCCAGTTTTGACGAACTGATCTCCATCAAGGATTTCGAGACCGGCAAAAAGTTTTTCATGGGGTTTGCCAACCTCATCAATTCGATGCGCAAATGCCCTAAATTTATCATTGGAAGAGTACATGGAAAAGCGGTTGGCGGAGGAGTAGGATTAGCCGCAGCGATGGATTATTGTATGGCTACTAAATATGCTTCAATTAAACTGAGCGAACTGGCGGTAGGGATCGGCCCCTTTGTTGTGGGGCCTGCAGTAGAACGCAAAATGGGTAAAGCGGCCATGACTTTATTAGCCATCAATGCCACGGAATGGAAAACAGCCAAATGGGCCAAAAATAAAGGCCTTTTTGATGAACTGTTTGATGAGGTAACTTATATGGACGATTATATCGATCGCCTTGCGGGTAAACTGGCCGCGAGCAATCCCGAAGCGATGCGATTACTCAAAAAGGCCTTCTGGGAAGAAGCCGACCACTGGGATGTATTGCTGGAGAAAAGGGCTGAAATGAGCGGACACCTGGTGTTGTCGGATTATACGGTAAACGCGATCTCTGAATTTAAAAATGCCTAA
- a CDS encoding glycosyltransferase, which translates to MDLSVIIVNYNVRYFLEQALLSVRKASRGLKVEIFVVDNNSVDDSVAMVKEKFPEVLLIANTDNPGFSIANNQAIRQSTGKYVLLLNPDTIVEEDTFEKCLKFMDSHPEAGGLGVRMIDGSGKFLPESKRGFPTPFVAFAKSFGLSRIFPKSKLFNHYHLGYLDEFETNEIEVLAGAFMLMRRSVLDEVGLLDEAFFMYGEDIDLSYRIIQGGYKNYYFPETSILHYKGESTKKGSLNYVKAFYNAMIIFAKKHFHGQQARFFVFMLQWAIYFRAFITLAASFFKRAAQPMLDAVLMYGGLYFLKNFWASYHFKQPDYYDDSLLYFNFPLYILIWITTIYFSGGYDPKASIGKVVRGVLAGTVILAAIYGFLNLEYRHSRALILLGAAWSLMATTGSRILQHFIKNRNFKLSEIPVKNLVIVGTLKESERVLHLLHQVQVKQNFIGTVASETTEDTNYLSSLHQLQEVAHIYKIDTVIFCGKDVAAQDIMQWMTRLGPSLEYKIVPEESMSIIGSSSKNTAGELYTIDIQFHIAENVSQRNKRLTDLFLCGFLLVSLPIQLIIVKNKRGLLKNIVAVFSFKKSWVGYAHSENSAYKLPKIKPGVLSPLDRLYRMKTLSHESFSFDESTVNRLNFFYAKDYHPMVDMDIVWKGWRNLGN; encoded by the coding sequence ATGGACCTCAGCGTCATCATTGTCAACTATAACGTTCGCTACTTTTTGGAGCAGGCTTTGCTTTCCGTTCGGAAAGCTTCCCGTGGGCTTAAGGTAGAGATATTTGTAGTGGACAACAATTCCGTTGATGATTCTGTAGCCATGGTGAAGGAGAAATTTCCGGAAGTTCTCCTTATTGCCAATACCGATAACCCGGGATTTTCTATTGCCAACAACCAGGCCATCAGGCAATCGACTGGAAAATACGTGCTGCTGCTCAACCCGGACACCATCGTTGAGGAAGACACCTTTGAGAAATGTCTTAAATTCATGGATTCCCATCCTGAAGCGGGGGGGCTGGGAGTCAGGATGATCGACGGCTCGGGCAAGTTTCTGCCGGAGTCGAAACGAGGATTCCCCACTCCTTTTGTCGCCTTTGCCAAATCCTTCGGACTCTCCAGGATTTTCCCAAAATCAAAATTGTTCAATCATTACCACCTCGGTTACCTCGATGAATTTGAAACCAATGAAATAGAAGTGCTGGCCGGGGCTTTTATGCTCATGCGTCGTTCAGTATTAGATGAGGTGGGACTATTGGATGAAGCATTTTTTATGTACGGAGAAGACATTGACCTCTCCTATCGGATCATCCAGGGAGGGTACAAAAATTATTATTTCCCGGAGACGAGTATCCTGCATTACAAAGGGGAAAGCACTAAAAAAGGAAGCCTCAACTATGTAAAAGCATTCTACAATGCCATGATCATCTTTGCGAAAAAGCATTTTCATGGGCAGCAGGCCAGGTTTTTTGTTTTCATGCTGCAATGGGCCATTTACTTCCGGGCCTTCATCACTCTGGCGGCCAGTTTTTTCAAAAGGGCTGCCCAACCGATGCTCGACGCCGTGTTGATGTACGGAGGACTGTATTTTCTCAAGAATTTCTGGGCCAGTTATCATTTCAAACAACCTGACTATTACGACGACAGCCTGCTGTATTTCAACTTCCCCCTCTATATCCTCATCTGGATCACGACCATTTATTTTAGTGGAGGTTATGACCCCAAAGCGAGCATAGGCAAAGTCGTGCGTGGTGTATTGGCAGGAACGGTAATCCTTGCTGCCATTTACGGATTCCTGAATCTTGAATACCGGCATTCCCGTGCATTGATCCTTTTGGGGGCTGCATGGAGTCTTATGGCCACTACCGGAAGCCGCATACTTCAGCATTTTATCAAAAACCGCAATTTTAAACTTAGCGAAATTCCTGTAAAAAACCTGGTCATCGTAGGCACCCTTAAGGAAAGTGAGCGTGTTCTTCATCTTTTACACCAGGTGCAGGTGAAACAAAACTTCATTGGCACGGTAGCCTCCGAGACCACCGAAGATACCAATTACCTAAGCAGCCTGCATCAATTGCAGGAGGTGGCCCACATTTATAAAATCGATACCGTCATTTTCTGCGGCAAGGATGTGGCGGCCCAGGACATTATGCAATGGATGACGCGGTTGGGCCCCTCATTGGAATACAAAATCGTTCCCGAAGAGAGCATGAGCATCATCGGCAGTTCCTCCAAAAATACAGCCGGAGAATTGTACACCATTGATATTCAGTTTCATATTGCCGAAAATGTTTCCCAACGCAACAAGCGCCTGACCGATCTCTTTTTATGCGGATTTTTGTTGGTCAGCCTGCCGATCCAGTTGATCATTGTCAAAAATAAAAGAGGATTGCTGAAAAATATCGTTGCTGTTTTTTCCTTTAAAAAAAGCTGGGTGGGTTATGCCCATTCCGAAAACTCGGCATACAAATTGCCAAAGATAAAACCGGGTGTCCTTTCTCCTCTGGATCGCCTTTACCGAATGAAGACCCTTTCTCATGAGTCTTTTTCTTTTGATGAAAGTACCGTGAATCGTTTGAATTTTTTCTACGCCAAAGATTACCATCCGATGGTGGATATGGATATCGTTTGGAAGGGTTGGCGGAATTTAGGTAATTAA
- a CDS encoding PepSY-associated TM helix domain-containing protein: protein MRKIKWRKWLRILHRDAGYLFFAATVVYSVSGIAINHLNDWDPNYAITTRDFKVNLPPDFSNPDEGAVLAVLKQVGEEKNYKKHYVRNQGSLKVFLKGNANIIINRSTGEGYLERVERRAVLHAFNYLHYNPGRWWTVFSDIFSFALFFMAASGLFMIKGKKGITGRGAWMTALGIIVPILYLVLYYS, encoded by the coding sequence ATGCGAAAAATTAAGTGGAGAAAGTGGCTTCGCATCCTTCATCGTGATGCGGGATATCTTTTTTTTGCGGCAACCGTGGTTTATTCCGTTTCGGGTATCGCCATCAATCATTTGAATGATTGGGATCCTAACTACGCGATCACTACCAGGGATTTTAAAGTCAATCTGCCTCCCGACTTTTCAAATCCTGATGAAGGGGCGGTATTGGCCGTATTGAAACAGGTGGGCGAAGAGAAAAACTACAAGAAACATTACGTTCGTAACCAAGGCAGTCTCAAAGTATTTCTAAAAGGAAATGCCAATATCATCATCAACCGGAGTACTGGCGAAGGGTACCTCGAAAGGGTGGAACGCCGGGCCGTTCTTCACGCCTTCAATTACCTGCACTACAATCCTGGCCGGTGGTGGACCGTTTTTTCGGATATCTTTTCGTTTGCCCTGTTTTTTATGGCAGCTTCCGGGTTATTTATGATCAAAGGCAAAAAGGGGATTACCGGTCGGGGCGCATGGATGACCGCACTGGGAATTATCGTTCCTATCCTGTACCTGGTTTTGTATTATTCATGA
- a CDS encoding gliding motility-associated C-terminal domain-containing protein → MRGALLITLFLQFITLSTFAQVPTIQDCLGAIPVCQQTYVETVSPSGTGNYPNEINGLNSCTDGEINSVWYVFTANEDGNLGFVITPNNLNDDYDWALFDITNATCEDIFSNSSLQVSCNASGGTGCHGPTGANGDSNWNVQGPGCFANPPSQFAGNSAFNDFVPMLQGNTYVLMVSNWTGSQDGYTIDFGSSTGLGIIDETLPDIQGAQFPDECNENTISIEFSEYIQCGTIEASNFALAGPGGPYTLSLTSAGCDAGGEQERYFTLTVDPPLQGLGNYQLALITDGATEVLDLCDNPAQSQFIPFSIVVPISVSPNIGPDTTLLCDGNTLVLDATFPGATAYQWQDGSTNAELSINTGGIYAVTVTALCGTGVDSVEVVVQLDVPVVELGADEVLCVGETLSLDVTNDLATYLWQDGSVGPNFEVTTSGSYSVDVTNACGTVSDAIEVDYYLPLTLALGADQVLCEGDTLWMDVTHPDLATYLWEDGSISPQRNITQTGTYAVTVTTPCETLSDMILVEFIGEPFFDLGKDTVLCNGQTLGFDLSVAGATYQWQDGSTLPTYTVSQSGDYKVTIQTACNDIVDSINVFILDTIQTKLGRDTFLCPGYDIRLDASAGAGTLAAYEWQDGQDVAVYKVPTPGIYTVRAYNICEEIFDQVVIFECEVCDVYVPNAFSPNDDGINDYLQPLSDCPLVDFNMIVFDRWGGMIFESDSPDKGWGGEYRGEPAGEGYYVWFMSFRVFENNRWRDVEIEGGVALLR, encoded by the coding sequence ATGAGAGGTGCTCTTCTAATTACCCTTTTTCTCCAATTTATTACCTTATCAACATTTGCCCAGGTACCCACCATTCAGGATTGTCTGGGGGCCATTCCTGTTTGTCAGCAGACTTATGTTGAAACCGTTTCCCCTTCCGGAACAGGGAATTATCCCAACGAGATAAACGGGTTAAATAGTTGTACCGATGGGGAGATCAATTCTGTATGGTACGTATTTACGGCCAACGAGGATGGGAATCTCGGTTTTGTCATTACGCCTAACAATTTGAATGACGATTACGATTGGGCACTTTTTGATATTACCAATGCTACCTGCGAGGATATTTTTTCAAATTCAAGCCTCCAGGTGAGTTGCAATGCTTCGGGGGGTACGGGCTGTCATGGTCCCACAGGAGCCAACGGTGATTCCAACTGGAATGTACAGGGGCCGGGGTGTTTCGCCAATCCGCCTTCTCAGTTTGCAGGGAATTCCGCTTTCAACGATTTTGTACCGATGTTGCAGGGCAATACCTATGTGTTGATGGTTTCCAACTGGACGGGTTCACAGGACGGCTACACCATTGATTTCGGAAGCTCAACCGGGTTGGGGATTATTGATGAAACCTTGCCAGACATTCAGGGGGCGCAATTCCCGGATGAGTGTAATGAAAATACGATAAGCATTGAATTTTCAGAATATATCCAGTGCGGTACAATCGAAGCATCCAATTTTGCCCTTGCTGGTCCGGGCGGACCTTATACCTTGAGCCTGACTTCTGCGGGCTGTGATGCGGGAGGGGAACAGGAAAGATATTTCACGCTTACCGTTGATCCGCCATTACAGGGCCTTGGAAATTACCAATTGGCTTTGATTACAGATGGTGCCACCGAGGTGCTCGATCTGTGTGACAATCCCGCCCAATCTCAGTTCATCCCTTTTAGTATTGTGGTGCCAATTTCGGTCAGCCCGAATATCGGACCCGACACTACCTTACTTTGTGATGGGAATACCCTTGTCCTGGATGCTACATTCCCCGGAGCGACTGCCTATCAATGGCAGGATGGCAGTACGAATGCCGAACTTTCCATCAATACTGGTGGAATTTATGCGGTTACTGTCACAGCCCTTTGCGGAACAGGAGTGGATTCCGTGGAGGTCGTCGTCCAGCTGGATGTGCCGGTAGTTGAGCTTGGGGCGGATGAGGTCCTTTGCGTTGGGGAGACCCTGTCTTTGGATGTGACTAATGACCTGGCTACCTATTTGTGGCAGGATGGAAGTGTAGGTCCAAATTTTGAAGTAACGACTTCGGGGAGTTATTCCGTTGACGTGACCAATGCCTGCGGTACGGTATCCGATGCCATTGAGGTGGATTATTATCTTCCTTTGACTTTGGCTTTGGGGGCTGACCAGGTGTTGTGTGAAGGAGATACCCTGTGGATGGATGTTACGCATCCCGACCTGGCCACCTATTTGTGGGAAGATGGAAGTATTTCCCCACAGAGGAATATTACCCAAACAGGCACTTATGCCGTAACGGTAACCACACCTTGTGAAACCCTTTCAGACATGATCCTTGTCGAGTTTATCGGTGAACCGTTTTTCGACCTTGGGAAGGATACGGTTTTGTGTAACGGACAAACCCTTGGTTTTGACCTGAGCGTGGCCGGGGCAACCTACCAGTGGCAGGATGGGAGCACCTTACCGACTTATACGGTTTCACAGAGTGGTGATTACAAAGTAACCATTCAGACTGCCTGTAATGATATTGTGGATAGCATCAATGTATTTATCCTGGATACCATCCAGACCAAACTGGGAAGAGATACCTTCCTTTGCCCGGGATATGATATCCGGCTGGATGCCTCTGCCGGGGCGGGAACCCTTGCGGCATATGAATGGCAGGATGGGCAGGATGTAGCCGTTTATAAAGTTCCAACTCCTGGGATCTACACGGTCAGAGCCTACAATATATGTGAAGAAATTTTCGACCAGGTGGTGATCTTTGAATGTGAAGTGTGTGATGTATATGTGCCCAATGCATTTTCGCCCAATGATGATGGCATAAATGATTACCTTCAGCCTTTATCTGATTGCCCGCTGGTGGATTTTAACATGATCGTATTCGATCGATGGGGCGGAATGATTTTTGAATCGGATAGTCCTGATAAGGGATGGGGCGGGGAGTATCGTGGCGAACCGGCAGGGGAAGGATATTACGTGTGGTTTATGTCTTTCCGTGTGTTTGAGAACAACAGGTGGAGAGATGTAGAGATTGAGGGAGGAGTGGCTTTGTTGAGGTGA
- a CDS encoding epimerase — translation MGLNVIITGATGMVGKGVLLECLDSKTIDSVLVVNRNALGMEHPKLKELIVEDFFNLVPIEKDLVGYDACFFCLGITSVGTPEDVYQKITYDLTMNFAKTLLKQNENMTFCYVSGQGTDSTEKGRTRWARVKGKTENDLLNLGFKSAYMFRPGFIQPQRGITSRTKLYNLLYVFFSPLYAILKHFPGAATSTTNMGLAMIRVASAGSPKTILGNSDINLLVKEII, via the coding sequence ATGGGACTCAACGTCATCATCACGGGGGCAACAGGAATGGTTGGAAAAGGAGTGTTGTTGGAATGCCTGGACAGCAAAACCATTGACTCAGTTTTAGTAGTGAACAGGAATGCCCTGGGAATGGAGCATCCGAAATTGAAGGAACTCATTGTGGAAGATTTTTTCAACCTGGTTCCGATTGAAAAGGATCTCGTAGGTTACGATGCCTGTTTCTTTTGCCTGGGCATCACCAGCGTCGGAACACCAGAAGATGTTTATCAAAAAATAACCTACGATTTGACAATGAATTTTGCTAAAACGCTGCTTAAACAAAACGAAAATATGACCTTCTGTTACGTCTCCGGGCAAGGCACGGATTCTACGGAAAAGGGGCGTACCCGGTGGGCAAGGGTCAAAGGGAAAACGGAAAATGATCTGCTAAACTTAGGGTTTAAATCAGCTTATATGTTCCGTCCGGGATTTATTCAACCACAACGAGGCATCACGTCAAGAACAAAACTATACAACCTGCTTTACGTTTTTTTCAGCCCGCTTTATGCCATTTTGAAACACTTTCCCGGTGCAGCGACCAGCACGACCAATATGGGATTGGCCATGATCAGGGTAGCTTCGGCGGGAAGCCCCAAAACAATCCTGGGAAACAGTGACATCAATTTGCTGGTAAAGGAAATTATTTAA
- a CDS encoding cation-translocating P-type ATPase produces the protein MSIDNFKIKGLSEEQVIQSRKTYGYNRLEYKKENKFFAAIKSFLREPMILLLLAASSIYFITGHTGDGIFLAVAIVLVWTISLYQDSRSRQALEKLKTFTQPNCKVIREGEVEEIKSEELVVGDSLMVEEGTIISADGTIVHSNDFSVNESILTGESFTVYKDQSKEDHFIFRGTTVASGLAIATITAIGNATQIGKIGKSLESIQEEKTPLERQINDFVKKMVIAGAVIFLIVWVLNYARSLDLLHSLLNALTLAMSILPEEIPVAFTTFMALGSWRLMKLGIVVKQMKTVETLGSATVICTDKTGTITENKMDLAKLFLQNTGETVGIDHDLSKEERALIRLAMWASEPIPFDPMEEALHQAYATYLDVDERPDFKMIHEYPLGGKPPMMTHIFQNGKGERIIAAKGAPESFMEISNLSSEDKRKIEAAVHMLAVEGYRVLGVGEVLNHSGDFPEQQQQFRFDFKGIVAFYDPPKKNILTVFEDFEKAGISVKIVTGDNATTTRAIAKQVGFKGYDKSLSGEALMQMTDGELEEVVPHTMVFTRMFPEAKLKIINALKKRNEIVAMTGDGVNDGPALKAAHIGIAMGKKGTEIAKQAASLILVEDDFSKMVDAIAMGRRIYTNLKKAIRYIISIHIPIVLMVFIPLALGWIYPNIFSPIHVILFELIMGPTCSIIYENEPMEKNTMIEKPRPFTATFFNWKELTTSIIQGLMITLGTLLVYQYAVYNGVDELQTRAMVFTTMISANIFLTLVNRSFYYSMLTTLKHKNNLVPIIIGITILIAGTLLFVPPLTTFFEMESIDLHQLLVSIGAGFLFVVWYEGVKGWKRWQGKRRKSTQ, from the coding sequence ATGTCAATAGACAATTTTAAAATAAAAGGTTTATCTGAAGAACAGGTAATTCAGTCACGCAAAACATACGGTTACAACCGCCTGGAGTATAAAAAAGAAAACAAATTTTTTGCGGCCATAAAAAGTTTTCTCCGGGAACCCATGATCCTCTTGTTGCTGGCCGCTTCTTCCATTTATTTTATTACCGGGCATACAGGAGACGGGATTTTCCTGGCGGTGGCCATTGTTTTGGTGTGGACCATTTCCCTATATCAGGATTCGAGGAGCCGGCAGGCGCTGGAGAAGTTAAAAACCTTTACCCAGCCCAATTGCAAGGTAATACGAGAGGGAGAGGTGGAAGAGATCAAAAGCGAAGAATTGGTGGTGGGAGACAGCCTGATGGTGGAAGAAGGAACCATTATTTCGGCTGACGGCACCATCGTTCATTCCAATGATTTTTCGGTCAACGAATCCATTCTTACCGGGGAATCCTTCACCGTTTACAAGGATCAATCCAAAGAAGATCATTTTATTTTTAGGGGCACGACGGTAGCCAGCGGACTGGCCATTGCAACCATAACTGCCATAGGCAATGCCACCCAGATCGGGAAGATCGGAAAAAGCCTGGAAAGTATTCAGGAAGAAAAGACTCCCCTCGAAAGACAGATCAATGATTTTGTCAAAAAAATGGTCATTGCAGGGGCCGTAATTTTTTTGATTGTATGGGTACTCAATTATGCAAGGTCTCTTGATCTGCTCCATAGCCTGCTCAATGCACTGACCCTTGCCATGAGTATTCTGCCGGAAGAGATTCCGGTGGCCTTTACTACTTTTATGGCACTGGGCTCCTGGCGGCTCATGAAATTAGGCATCGTGGTCAAACAGATGAAAACGGTAGAGACCCTCGGAAGTGCCACGGTCATTTGTACCGATAAAACAGGAACCATCACAGAGAATAAAATGGACCTGGCAAAACTTTTTTTACAGAATACTGGTGAAACGGTTGGCATCGATCATGATCTATCGAAGGAAGAAAGAGCTTTGATACGGTTGGCCATGTGGGCGAGCGAGCCCATTCCTTTCGATCCCATGGAGGAAGCCCTGCACCAGGCTTATGCCACATATCTCGACGTTGATGAACGACCCGATTTTAAAATGATCCACGAATATCCCCTCGGAGGGAAACCTCCTATGATGACTCATATCTTCCAAAACGGGAAAGGGGAACGCATTATCGCTGCCAAAGGGGCGCCGGAGTCCTTTATGGAAATTTCCAACCTTTCATCGGAGGATAAACGCAAAATTGAAGCGGCAGTGCATATGCTGGCAGTCGAAGGGTACCGGGTTTTAGGTGTAGGAGAGGTGCTCAATCATAGTGGTGATTTTCCCGAACAACAACAACAATTTCGTTTTGATTTTAAAGGCATTGTCGCCTTTTATGACCCGCCCAAAAAAAATATTCTTACTGTTTTTGAAGATTTTGAAAAGGCGGGAATTTCCGTAAAAATAGTCACAGGGGATAATGCCACCACTACCCGTGCCATTGCCAAACAAGTTGGGTTCAAGGGGTATGATAAAAGCCTTAGCGGAGAAGCATTGATGCAAATGACGGATGGCGAACTGGAAGAAGTCGTCCCGCACACCATGGTGTTTACCCGCATGTTCCCGGAAGCTAAGCTGAAAATCATCAATGCCCTGAAAAAAAGAAATGAGATCGTCGCAATGACTGGCGATGGTGTCAATGACGGCCCTGCACTGAAAGCGGCACATATCGGCATTGCCATGGGAAAAAAAGGAACAGAAATTGCCAAACAGGCGGCTTCTCTGATTCTCGTGGAAGATGATTTTTCAAAAATGGTGGATGCCATCGCTATGGGACGAAGGATTTATACCAATTTAAAAAAGGCCATTCGATACATTATTTCCATCCATATTCCCATTGTTTTGATGGTCTTTATTCCCCTTGCCCTGGGTTGGATTTATCCCAATATTTTTTCTCCCATTCACGTCATTTTGTTTGAATTGATCATGGGGCCGACCTGTTCCATCATTTACGAAAATGAACCCATGGAAAAAAATACCATGATCGAAAAACCGAGGCCGTTTACTGCTACATTTTTCAATTGGAAAGAACTTACCACCAGCATCATCCAGGGACTTATGATCACCCTCGGCACTTTGCTGGTTTATCAATATGCCGTTTATAACGGCGTGGATGAATTGCAAACCCGGGCCATGGTTTTCACAACCATGATTTCCGCCAATATATTTCTGACTTTGGTCAACCGGTCTTTTTATTACTCAATGCTTACCACCCTAAAGCACAAAAACAACCTGGTGCCGATCATCATTGGGATCACAATCCTGATCGCGGGGACCTTACTTTTTGTACCGCCCCTTACGACATTCTTTGAGATGGAATCCATTGATCTTCACCAGCTTTTGGTCAGCATTGGAGCGGGCTTTTTATTCGTAGTTTGGTATGAAGGGGTGAAAGGATGGAAAAGATGGCAAGGGAAAAGGCGTAAGTCCACTCAATAG
- a CDS encoding MATE family efflux transporter gives MNKTLRLISDAIHGKELDFTSGSINRAILLLAIPMVLEMLMESLFSIVDIYFVGQVGVDAVATVGLTESINTLIYSMAMGLAMAATAMVSRRVGEKKKEEASHAAVQAILISIFISVIIGIPAFIFAGDILRLMGGSETVVASGSTYTRILLGSNIVILLLFVNNAIFRGAGNANLAMKSLWIANIANIILDPLLIFGYGPFPELGVTGAAVATTLGRGLGVAYQTWLLTKGTGILSPKKSSLKFDWTIIRKLVDVASTGAGQFLIASASWVFLMRIVANFGSETVAGYVIAIRILIFTILPAWGIANAASTLTGQNLGAGQPERAETSVWRSAFVNMLFLLSVSIIYFIFAPSLIGFFTDDPKVIEAGILSLRIFCAGYLFFAYGMVISQSFNGAGDTRTPTVVNIICFWFIEIPLGYFLALTLGWGLAGVCWAAAISESLMAITVVVIFRRGKWKEVKI, from the coding sequence ATGAATAAAACCTTACGTCTTATTTCCGACGCCATCCACGGCAAAGAACTGGACTTCACTTCCGGCAGCATCAATCGGGCAATCCTATTGCTGGCGATTCCCATGGTGCTGGAAATGTTGATGGAATCCCTTTTCTCCATCGTCGACATCTATTTTGTCGGACAGGTGGGGGTGGATGCTGTAGCCACCGTGGGGCTAACAGAATCCATCAACACCCTGATCTATTCCATGGCGATGGGGTTGGCGATGGCCGCCACCGCCATGGTTTCACGGAGGGTGGGAGAAAAGAAAAAGGAAGAAGCCTCTCATGCTGCCGTCCAGGCGATTCTGATTAGTATTTTCATCTCCGTTATCATAGGGATCCCGGCCTTCATTTTCGCCGGGGATATTCTCAGGCTGATGGGAGGAAGTGAAACCGTGGTTGCCAGTGGTTCCACCTATACCAGGATACTACTGGGATCGAATATCGTCATCCTTTTACTTTTTGTAAACAATGCCATTTTTCGGGGGGCAGGCAATGCCAACCTGGCGATGAAATCCTTATGGATCGCCAATATTGCCAATATCATTCTCGACCCGCTGTTGATTTTCGGTTACGGGCCTTTTCCGGAATTGGGCGTCACCGGAGCTGCCGTGGCGACGACCCTAGGAAGGGGCTTGGGTGTGGCTTATCAAACCTGGCTGCTCACCAAGGGAACCGGCATTTTATCACCCAAAAAGTCTTCTCTCAAATTTGACTGGACCATCATTCGAAAACTGGTCGATGTGGCCTCAACGGGGGCAGGGCAATTTCTGATCGCCTCTGCCAGCTGGGTATTCCTCATGCGTATCGTAGCCAATTTCGGCAGTGAGACGGTTGCCGGTTATGTAATTGCCATACGCATCCTCATTTTTACGATTTTGCCAGCCTGGGGCATTGCCAATGCTGCGTCTACCCTCACGGGGCAAAACCTTGGTGCAGGCCAACCGGAAAGAGCGGAAACTTCGGTCTGGCGCAGCGCTTTTGTAAATATGTTGTTCCTGCTCAGTGTCTCCATCATTTATTTCATTTTCGCTCCCTCCCTAATCGGGTTTTTCACAGACGACCCGAAAGTCATTGAGGCCGGCATTTTGAGCCTGAGGATCTTTTGCGCCGGCTATCTTTTTTTCGCCTATGGCATGGTCATAAGCCAATCGTTCAACGGTGCTGGTGACACTCGTACACCGACCGTCGTCAACATCATTTGCTTTTGGTTTATCGAGATTCCACTGGGATATTTCCTTGCCCTCACCCTGGGATGGGGGCTCGCCGGCGTTTGCTGGGCTGCAGCCATCAGTGAGAGCCTCATGGCCATTACGGTCGTCGTTATTTTTCGTCGCGGCAAATGGAAGGAGGTGAAGATTTAG
- a CDS encoding GNAT family N-acetyltransferase yields MVKEINDKVFDRFPVLESERLLFRAFELGDAPGFFALRSDERVMQFMDSVWHRSLSDSEAKIKEILEDFKAKKGINWVIEEKNSNKFAGYFCFWKLDRHNRRAEIGYSLLPEYWGKGYMTETLQLLLDFGFEEMAIHSMEANVNSKNVPSIKLLLKLGFQKEAHFRENYFFEGKFLDSEIFCLLTSDWNK; encoded by the coding sequence ATGGTTAAGGAAATAAATGATAAGGTATTTGATCGATTTCCCGTTTTGGAGAGCGAGCGATTGTTGTTCCGGGCATTTGAATTGGGAGATGCCCCGGGTTTTTTTGCCCTCCGTTCGGATGAAAGAGTCATGCAGTTCATGGATTCGGTATGGCACAGGAGTTTGAGTGATTCGGAAGCAAAGATCAAAGAAATCCTGGAGGATTTTAAGGCAAAAAAGGGGATCAACTGGGTGATTGAGGAAAAAAACTCCAACAAATTTGCCGGATATTTTTGCTTTTGGAAGCTGGATCGGCATAATAGAAGAGCAGAGATTGGATATTCGCTGTTACCTGAATATTGGGGAAAGGGGTATATGACGGAAACACTTCAGCTTTTGCTGGATTTTGGGTTTGAGGAGATGGCGATTCATAGCATGGAGGCGAATGTCAACTCAAAGAATGTCCCTTCCATAAAGTTACTCCTGAAATTGGGGTTTCAAAAGGAAGCTCATTTTCGGGAGAATTATTTCTTTGAAGGGAAGTTTTTGGACAGTGAAATATTTTGCTTGCTGACCTCAGATTGGAATAAATAA